AGGTACACCATTAATCGAAATTGTATCTGAACCTGATATTCGTACACCAGAAGAAGCCTATGCTTATTTAGAAAAACTTAAATCGATTATTCAATATACAGGTGTTTCTGATTGTAAGATGGAGGAAGGGTCTTTACGCTGTGATGCCAATATTTCCCTACGTCCAGTTGGCCAAAAAGAATTTGGTACTAAAACAGAGCTAAAAAACTTAAACTCTTTTAACTTTGTTCGAAAGGGATTAGAATACGAGCAAGAACGTCAAGAATATGTTCTATCTAACGGTGGAGTGATTGAACAAGAAACACGCCGTTTTGATGAAGCAACAGGAAAAACGCTATTAATGCGTGTAAAAGAAGGATCCGATGATTATCGTTACTTTCCAGAACCAGACTTAGTCCAATTATATATTGATGATGATTGGAAAGCGCGCATTCGTGCTGAAATTCCTGAGCTTCCAGATGCTCGTCAAAAGCGCTATATTGAAGAGCTGGGCCTACCTGCATATGATGCAAAGGTTTTAACTGTTACAAAAGAAATGGCTGATTTCTTCGAGGCAACAGTAGTTGCAGGGGGAGATGCGAAACAAGCTTCTAACTGGATTATGGGGGAATTATCTGGATATTTAAATTCAGAAGGAAAAGAGCTTCACGAAATAGCCCTTACTCCAGATGGATTAGCTGGGATGATTAAATTGATCGAAAATGGAACGATTTCATCCAAAATTGCTAAACAAGTCTTTAAAGAATTAGTTGAAAATGGCGGAGATGCAGAAAAGATTGTAAAAGACAAAGGTCTCGTGCAAATTTCTGATGAAAATCAATTACGCGGATTTGTAACGGAAGCATTAGATAATAATCCAAAAGTGGTAGAACAATACAAGGGTGGAAAAACAAAGGCGATTGGGGCTATTGTTGGACAAGTTATGAAAGCAACAAAAGGCCAAGCCAACCCACAAATTGTCAACAAAATTTTACAAGAAGAAATTCAAAAACGATAATATTGGAAAAGACTGTCTACTCCGTATGAGGGACAGTCTTTTTGTCTTTTTCCATTATGAGACCCTCACCCAACCAATTCAAAAAGAATACACTATAATGGGCATTTAATTGGATCATGATATAGAGGAGTGGGGGAAAAACATGAACTGTTATTCAAATGGGGGATTTTCCTATATTGTTCCATCAGGTGATCATTATAGGTTGTTAGCACCACATTATCATCCAACAGCTGGGGGAGCTTTTGTGCCAAACCCTAGAGTGAATCCATATTATTCTTCGGTAGGACCACATTATTCCATGCCAGTTGCACAATCTGTATTCCAACGGACGCGACAAAATCAATGTATTAGTCAGGCAGCAGTGGATCTCATGAGAGATAATCGTAGTCTTTGGGAGGAGCATGTGGCATGGACGAGAATGGCGATTATAAGCCTAACCTTTAAGTTGCCAGATGTAGAATATGTTATTGCACGTCTTTTGCAAAATGCAACACATATGGGAGAGATGATTCGACCATTGTATGGGGATGCTGCGGCTGATCGCTATGCTACTTTAATTAAGGAACATCTTCTATTTGCTGCAGATCTTGTAAAAGCAACTTTAGCCGGTGACCAACAAGCGGCTATGATGGCAGAGCAAAAATGGTACGCAAATGCAGATGAGATTGCTGTATTTCTTAGTCGTATTAACCGGTATTTGCCCGAGGAAAAAGTCAGGGACATGTTCTATCAACATTTAGATTTAACCAAACAG
The window above is part of the Oikeobacillus pervagus genome. Proteins encoded here:
- the gatB gene encoding Asp-tRNA(Asn)/Glu-tRNA(Gln) amidotransferase subunit GatB translates to MKYETVIGLEVHVELKTESKIFSSAPAHFGAEPNTNTTVIDLGYPGVLPVVNKRAVEYAMKAAMAINCEVATETKFDRKNYFYPDNPKAYQISQFDQPIGENGWIEIEVNGEKKKIGITRLHLEEDAGKLSHTGNGYSLVDFNRQGTPLIEIVSEPDIRTPEEAYAYLEKLKSIIQYTGVSDCKMEEGSLRCDANISLRPVGQKEFGTKTELKNLNSFNFVRKGLEYEQERQEYVLSNGGVIEQETRRFDEATGKTLLMRVKEGSDDYRYFPEPDLVQLYIDDDWKARIRAEIPELPDARQKRYIEELGLPAYDAKVLTVTKEMADFFEATVVAGGDAKQASNWIMGELSGYLNSEGKELHEIALTPDGLAGMIKLIENGTISSKIAKQVFKELVENGGDAEKIVKDKGLVQISDENQLRGFVTEALDNNPKVVEQYKGGKTKAIGAIVGQVMKATKGQANPQIVNKILQEEIQKR